In Triticum dicoccoides isolate Atlit2015 ecotype Zavitan unplaced genomic scaffold, WEW_v2.0 scaffold66788, whole genome shotgun sequence, the genomic stretch AATGAAAGTAGAAACAAACAGTATGTATGCAATCCACGCTGCCTTGGTCTTCGTCCAGTCGCCGTAGCCATCTAGTGGAATGTAACATGGGCGAAAGGCTCTGAACTCCTCACCATGGGTGTGGTCGGAGAAATTGTTGAGTTGCCGCTGGATCCCGGCGGCGCTCTGCTGATCGATCTTCCGCAGCAGGTTGTCCTTGAAGATCGCGTACTGGCGCTCCTCCTCGCGGATGGAGTCGTAGCTCCTCCCGTATTTGGCCTTCCACTCCACGAAGATCCGCCGCGTCTCGTCCTCGCT encodes the following:
- the LOC119347400 gene encoding oryzain alpha chain-like — protein: MRSSTAPMAAASLVLLLVSLAAADIQIPYRERSEDETRRIFVEWKAKYGRSYDSIREEERQYAIFKDNLLRKIDQQSAAGIQRQLNNFSDHTHGEEFRAFRPCYIPLDGYGDWTKTKAAWIAYILFVSTFIVVLAFCKLHA